Proteins encoded within one genomic window of Dermatophilus congolensis:
- a CDS encoding ATP-binding protein translates to MHNTPPPHPTTGDNELVRKGRLRIYLGAAPGVGKTVAMLGEGHRRAERGTDVVIGIVETHDRSYTTKMLHGLETIPRITRTHRGTTLTDLDVDAVLRRNPDVVLVDELAHTCIPGSPHRRRYEDIETLLQAGIDVISTVNIQHLESLNDAVLAITGVRQQETVPDHVVRSADQIELVDMSPESLRRRLAHGNVYRPERVDAALASYFRPGNLAALRELALLWLADRVDETLQKYRANRGINAPWPARERIVVGLTGGPEGEQLLRRATRIASRGAGSEVHAVYVTTSDGLTSADFASVAAQQRLTADLGATFHTVSGDDIATALLDFARSVNASQIVIGTSRRSRLSRLFDPGVGETVVTHADEIDIHMVNHDHAHPSRTYLPTRATLSRTRRITGFTIGTAGIALLTTLLTATRNHHDLPLDVLLYLALTVLSALIGGLGPALFTAIVGSLTLNWFFARPIHTFTIADPQNVVALIVFVLVAAAVSSAVHLSARRASQARAAEREAASLTRASHAMLAAPDPLDFLVHECLDMFDMHAAAIIRHNPETTTPTTLAATNNYNPNHLHNAAVREKIDENTELVLIGPVLASTDQSLVSAYASHAYAVLTRRALQAEAATAASLASDNRARTALLSAVSHDLRTPLAAVKAAVSSLRSTDVQFTPEDQAELLAAIEDSADRLNTLVGNLLDASRLQTGVVKPRCRALDITEEARTCAAATSEPHRIHIHTTTPTPGWADPGLLDRCLANLLENALHYSPPGHDVTADIGVIAQRTQIRVVDTGPGVPTEDLERIFAPFQRRGDAPSGDGVGLGLAVARGLAETMGATITADPTPGGGLTMTIDLPTTAPNTTPPPPAATGSQP, encoded by the coding sequence ATGCACAACACACCCCCACCACACCCCACCACGGGCGACAATGAACTCGTGCGCAAAGGACGATTACGGATCTACCTCGGCGCCGCCCCCGGAGTCGGCAAAACCGTCGCCATGCTCGGCGAAGGCCACCGACGAGCCGAACGCGGCACCGACGTCGTCATCGGAATCGTCGAAACACACGACCGCAGCTACACAACCAAAATGCTGCACGGACTAGAAACAATCCCCCGCATCACCCGCACCCACCGCGGCACCACCCTCACCGACCTCGACGTCGACGCCGTCCTGCGCCGCAACCCCGACGTCGTTCTCGTCGACGAACTCGCCCACACCTGCATCCCCGGATCCCCACACCGCCGCCGCTACGAAGACATCGAAACCCTCCTCCAAGCCGGCATCGACGTCATCTCCACCGTCAACATCCAACACCTCGAATCCCTCAACGACGCCGTCCTAGCCATAACCGGCGTACGCCAACAAGAAACCGTCCCCGACCACGTTGTACGCAGCGCCGACCAAATCGAACTGGTCGACATGTCACCCGAATCCCTCCGCCGCCGACTCGCCCACGGCAACGTCTACCGCCCCGAACGCGTCGACGCCGCCCTGGCCAGCTACTTCCGCCCCGGCAACCTCGCCGCCCTACGAGAACTAGCCCTCCTATGGCTAGCCGACCGCGTCGACGAAACCCTCCAGAAATACCGCGCCAACCGCGGCATCAATGCCCCCTGGCCAGCACGAGAACGCATCGTCGTCGGCCTGACCGGCGGCCCCGAAGGCGAACAACTCCTCCGCCGCGCCACCCGCATCGCCTCCCGCGGCGCGGGCAGCGAAGTCCACGCCGTCTACGTCACCACCAGCGACGGCCTCACCAGCGCCGACTTCGCATCCGTCGCAGCACAACAACGCCTCACCGCCGACCTCGGCGCCACCTTCCACACCGTCAGCGGCGACGACATCGCCACCGCCCTGCTCGACTTCGCACGCAGCGTCAACGCCAGCCAAATCGTCATCGGAACAAGCCGACGCTCCCGCCTGAGCCGACTCTTCGACCCCGGCGTCGGCGAAACCGTCGTCACTCACGCCGACGAAATCGACATCCACATGGTCAACCACGACCACGCCCACCCAAGCCGCACCTACCTACCCACCCGCGCAACCCTGAGCCGAACCCGCCGCATCACCGGATTCACCATCGGCACCGCAGGCATAGCCCTACTCACCACCCTCCTGACCGCAACTCGCAACCACCACGACCTACCCCTAGACGTCCTGCTCTACCTCGCCCTGACCGTCCTATCAGCCCTCATCGGCGGACTCGGCCCCGCCCTATTCACCGCCATCGTCGGATCCCTCACCCTCAACTGGTTCTTCGCCCGCCCCATCCACACCTTCACCATCGCTGACCCGCAAAACGTCGTCGCCCTCATCGTTTTCGTCCTCGTCGCCGCCGCTGTCTCCTCTGCCGTCCACCTCAGCGCCCGCCGCGCCAGCCAAGCCCGCGCCGCCGAACGCGAAGCCGCATCACTCACCCGCGCATCCCACGCCATGCTCGCCGCACCCGACCCCCTGGACTTCCTCGTCCACGAATGCCTCGACATGTTCGACATGCACGCCGCCGCCATCATTCGACACAACCCAGAAACCACCACCCCCACCACCCTCGCCGCAACAAACAACTACAACCCCAACCACCTCCACAACGCTGCAGTCCGCGAAAAAATCGACGAAAACACCGAACTCGTCCTCATCGGCCCCGTCCTAGCCAGCACCGACCAATCACTAGTCTCCGCATACGCATCCCACGCCTACGCAGTCCTGACCCGCCGCGCCCTCCAAGCCGAAGCCGCCACCGCAGCCTCCCTAGCCAGCGACAACCGCGCCCGCACCGCCCTCCTGTCAGCCGTCTCCCACGACCTACGCACCCCACTTGCCGCAGTCAAAGCAGCAGTCAGCAGCCTGCGCTCCACCGACGTCCAATTCACCCCCGAAGACCAAGCCGAACTCCTCGCCGCCATTGAAGACTCCGCAGACCGCCTCAACACCCTCGTCGGTAACCTCCTGGACGCCTCCCGACTCCAAACCGGCGTCGTCAAACCCCGCTGCCGCGCCCTCGACATCACCGAAGAAGCCCGCACCTGCGCCGCCGCAACCAGCGAACCCCACCGCATCCACATCCACACCACCACCCCCACACCAGGATGGGCCGACCCTGGGTTGCTCGACCGCTGCCTAGCTAACCTCCTCGAAAACGCCCTGCATTACTCCCCACCAGGCCACGACGTCACCGCCGACATCGGCGTCATCGCACAACGAACCCAAATCCGCGTCGTCGACACCGGCCCCGGCGTACCCACCGAAGACCTCGAACGCATCTTCGCCCCCTTCCAACGCCGCGGCGACGCCCCCTCCGGCGACGGAGTTGGACTCGGCCTAGCCGTAGCCCGCGGCCTAGCCGAAACCATGGGCGCAACCATCACCGCCGACCCAACCCCCGGCGGCGGACTCACCATGACCATCGATCTACCCACCACCGCCCCAAACACCACCCCGCCACCACCGGCTGCGACAGGCTCACAACCATGA
- the kdpC gene encoding potassium-transporting ATPase subunit KdpC translates to MHTLTRQTTAAIKALTLLTLTLGLAWPLTFTGLAQLIAPTQANGSLIHDTHGKTIGSTLLGQPTSGPEWFTPRPSTSNYAANTSGSDNLSPTSTTHLNTINHRRATLTAANPHATTPIPTDALTASGSGLDPHISPEYAHWQAPRIAQTRGIPLTDIHTLINHHTQGRTLGFLGQPRVNVTELNADLAHTHH, encoded by the coding sequence ATGCACACACTCACCCGACAAACCACCGCCGCCATCAAAGCCCTCACCCTGCTCACCCTCACCCTCGGCCTCGCCTGGCCACTGACATTTACCGGCCTAGCCCAACTCATCGCCCCCACCCAAGCCAACGGCTCCCTCATCCACGACACCCACGGAAAAACCATCGGATCGACCCTGCTAGGCCAACCCACCAGCGGCCCCGAATGGTTCACCCCCCGCCCCTCAACCTCCAACTACGCCGCAAACACCTCCGGATCAGACAACCTCAGCCCCACCAGCACCACACACCTGAACACCATCAACCACCGCCGCGCCACCCTCACCGCCGCCAACCCCCACGCCACCACACCCATCCCCACCGACGCCCTCACCGCCAGCGGCTCCGGCCTAGACCCCCACATCAGCCCCGAATACGCACACTGGCAAGCACCCCGCATCGCCCAAACCCGCGGCATCCCCCTCACCGACATCCACACACTCATCAACCACCACACCCAAGGACGCACCCTCGGATTCCTCGGCCAACCCCGCGTCAACGTCACCGAACTCAACGCCGACCTCGCCCACACCCACCACTAA
- a CDS encoding response regulator transcription factor — protein sequence MTPPANTPRILVVDDEPAIARTLRINLNARGYHVIIAADGRTALSAAEEETPDLIVLDLGLPDIDGVDVLRRLRENSSVPVVVLSARHEADDKVEALDLGADDYVTKPFGMDEFMARIRAAMRRSANDTDDPTPPVHTPHFTLDLQERRATLTDGTCIHLTPTEWRLLTALARHRGRLVPHTDLLHEVWGPKYSRESNYLRVYANQLRRKLEPIPSQPRYLITEPGLGYRLDA from the coding sequence ATGACCCCACCAGCGAACACCCCACGCATCCTCGTCGTCGACGACGAACCCGCCATCGCCCGCACCCTACGCATCAACCTCAACGCCCGCGGCTACCACGTCATCATCGCCGCAGACGGCAGAACCGCCCTCAGCGCAGCCGAAGAAGAAACCCCCGACCTCATCGTCCTCGACCTAGGCCTGCCCGACATCGACGGCGTCGACGTACTACGCCGCCTGCGCGAAAACAGCTCCGTCCCCGTTGTCGTGCTCTCCGCCCGACACGAAGCCGACGACAAAGTCGAAGCACTCGACCTCGGCGCCGACGACTACGTCACCAAACCCTTCGGCATGGACGAATTCATGGCCCGCATACGCGCAGCCATGCGCCGCAGCGCAAACGACACCGACGACCCCACACCACCGGTACACACCCCCCACTTCACCCTCGACCTCCAAGAACGCCGCGCCACCCTCACCGACGGCACCTGCATCCACCTCACCCCCACCGAATGGCGCCTGTTGACCGCACTCGCACGCCACCGCGGCCGACTCGTGCCCCACACAGACCTCCTCCACGAAGTATGGGGACCCAAATACAGTCGTGAATCAAACTACCTGCGCGTTTACGCCAACCAGCTGCGACGCAAACTCGAACCCATCCCCAGCCAGCCGCGCTACCTCATCACCGAACCAGGCCTGGGCTATCGACTCGACGCATAA